A genomic region of Homo sapiens chromosome 4, GRCh38.p14 Primary Assembly contains the following coding sequences:
- the FGG gene encoding fibrinogen gamma chain isoform gamma-A precursor (isoform gamma-A precursor is encoded by transcript variant gamma) → MSWSLHPRNLILYFYALLFLSSTCVAYVATRDNCCILDERFGSYCPTTCGIADFLSTYQTKVDKDLQSLEDILHQVENKTSEVKQLIKAIQLTYNPDESSKPNMIDAATLKSRKMLEEIMKYEASILTHDSSIRYLQEIYNSNNQKIVNLKEKVAQLEAQCQEPCKDTVQIHDITGKDCQDIANKGAKQSGLYFIKPLKANQQFLVYCEIDGSGNGWTVFQKRLDGSVDFKKNWIQYKEGFGHLSPTGTTEFWLGNEKIHLISTQSAIPYALRVELEDWNGRTSTADYAMFKVGPEADKYRLTYAYFAGGDAGDAFDGFDFGDDPSDKFFTSHNGMQFSTWDNDNDKFEGNCAEQDGSGWWMNKCHAGHLNGVYYQGGTYSKASTPNGYDNGIIWATWKTRWYSMKKTTMKIIPFNRLTIGEGQQHHLGGAKQAGDV, encoded by the exons ATGAGTTGGTCCTTGCACCCCCGGAATTTAATTCTCTACTTCTatgctcttttatttctctcttcaacATGTGTAGCA tatgTTGCTACCAGAGACAACTGCTGCATCTTAGATGAAAGATTC GGTAGTTATTGTCCAACTACCTGTGGCATTGCAGATTTCCTGTCTACTTATCAAACCAAAGTAGACAAGGATCTACAGTCTTTGGAAGACATCTTACATCAAGTTGAAAACAAAACATCAGAAGTCAAACAGCTGATAAAAGCAATCCAACTCACTTATAATCCTGATGAATCATCAAAACCAA ATATGATAGACGCTGCTACTTTGAAGTCCAGGAAAATGTTAGAAGAAATTATGAAATATGAAGCATCGATTTTAACACATGACTCAAGTATTCG ATATTTGCAGgaaatatataattcaaataatCAAAAGATTGTTAACCTGAAAGAGAAGGTAGCCCAGCTTGAAGCACAGTGCCAGGAACCTTGCAAAGACACGGTGCAAATCCATGATATCACTGGGAAAG ATTGTCAAGACATTGCCAATAAGGGAGCTAAACAGAGCGGGCTTTACTTTATTAAACCTCTGAAAGCTAACCAGCAATTCTTAGTCTACTGTGAAATCGATGGGTCTGGAAATGGATGGACTGTGTTTCAGAAG AGACTTGATGGCAGTGTAGATTTCAAGAAAAACTGGATTCAATATAAAGAAGGATTTGGACATCTGTCTCCTACTGGCACAACAGAATTTTGGCTGGGAAATGAGAAGATTCATTTGATAAGCACACAGTCTGCCATCCCATATGCATTAAGAGTGGAACTGGAAGACTGGAATGGCAGAACCAG TACTGCAGACTATGCCATGTTCAAGGTGGGACCTGAAGCTGACAAGTACCGCCTAACATATGCCTACTTCGCTGGTGGGGATGCTGGAGATGCCTTTGATGGCTTTGATTTTGGCGATGATCCTAGTGACAAGTTTTTCACATCCCATAATGGCATGCAGTTCAGTACCTGGGACAATGACAATGATAAGTTTGAAGGCAACTGTGCTGAACAGGATGGATCTGGTTGGTGGATGAACAAGTGTCACGCTGGCCATCTCAATGGAGTTTATTACCAAg GTGGCACTTACTCAAAAGCATCTACTCCTAATGGTTATGATAATGGCATTATTTGGGCCACTTGGAAAACCCGGTGGTATTCCATGAAGAAAACCACTATGAAGATAATCCCATTCAACAGACTCACAATTGGAGAAGGACAGCAACACCACCTGGGGGGAGCCAAACAG GCTGGAGACGTTTAA
- the FGG gene encoding fibrinogen gamma chain isoform gamma-B precursor (isoform gamma-B precursor is encoded by transcript variant gamma-B), with amino-acid sequence MSWSLHPRNLILYFYALLFLSSTCVAYVATRDNCCILDERFGSYCPTTCGIADFLSTYQTKVDKDLQSLEDILHQVENKTSEVKQLIKAIQLTYNPDESSKPNMIDAATLKSRKMLEEIMKYEASILTHDSSIRYLQEIYNSNNQKIVNLKEKVAQLEAQCQEPCKDTVQIHDITGKDCQDIANKGAKQSGLYFIKPLKANQQFLVYCEIDGSGNGWTVFQKRLDGSVDFKKNWIQYKEGFGHLSPTGTTEFWLGNEKIHLISTQSAIPYALRVELEDWNGRTSTADYAMFKVGPEADKYRLTYAYFAGGDAGDAFDGFDFGDDPSDKFFTSHNGMQFSTWDNDNDKFEGNCAEQDGSGWWMNKCHAGHLNGVYYQGGTYSKASTPNGYDNGIIWATWKTRWYSMKKTTMKIIPFNRLTIGEGQQHHLGGAKQVRPEHPAETEYDSLYPEDDL; translated from the exons ATGAGTTGGTCCTTGCACCCCCGGAATTTAATTCTCTACTTCTatgctcttttatttctctcttcaacATGTGTAGCA tatgTTGCTACCAGAGACAACTGCTGCATCTTAGATGAAAGATTC GGTAGTTATTGTCCAACTACCTGTGGCATTGCAGATTTCCTGTCTACTTATCAAACCAAAGTAGACAAGGATCTACAGTCTTTGGAAGACATCTTACATCAAGTTGAAAACAAAACATCAGAAGTCAAACAGCTGATAAAAGCAATCCAACTCACTTATAATCCTGATGAATCATCAAAACCAA ATATGATAGACGCTGCTACTTTGAAGTCCAGGAAAATGTTAGAAGAAATTATGAAATATGAAGCATCGATTTTAACACATGACTCAAGTATTCG ATATTTGCAGgaaatatataattcaaataatCAAAAGATTGTTAACCTGAAAGAGAAGGTAGCCCAGCTTGAAGCACAGTGCCAGGAACCTTGCAAAGACACGGTGCAAATCCATGATATCACTGGGAAAG ATTGTCAAGACATTGCCAATAAGGGAGCTAAACAGAGCGGGCTTTACTTTATTAAACCTCTGAAAGCTAACCAGCAATTCTTAGTCTACTGTGAAATCGATGGGTCTGGAAATGGATGGACTGTGTTTCAGAAG AGACTTGATGGCAGTGTAGATTTCAAGAAAAACTGGATTCAATATAAAGAAGGATTTGGACATCTGTCTCCTACTGGCACAACAGAATTTTGGCTGGGAAATGAGAAGATTCATTTGATAAGCACACAGTCTGCCATCCCATATGCATTAAGAGTGGAACTGGAAGACTGGAATGGCAGAACCAG TACTGCAGACTATGCCATGTTCAAGGTGGGACCTGAAGCTGACAAGTACCGCCTAACATATGCCTACTTCGCTGGTGGGGATGCTGGAGATGCCTTTGATGGCTTTGATTTTGGCGATGATCCTAGTGACAAGTTTTTCACATCCCATAATGGCATGCAGTTCAGTACCTGGGACAATGACAATGATAAGTTTGAAGGCAACTGTGCTGAACAGGATGGATCTGGTTGGTGGATGAACAAGTGTCACGCTGGCCATCTCAATGGAGTTTATTACCAAg GTGGCACTTACTCAAAAGCATCTACTCCTAATGGTTATGATAATGGCATTATTTGGGCCACTTGGAAAACCCGGTGGTATTCCATGAAGAAAACCACTATGAAGATAATCCCATTCAACAGACTCACAATTGGAGAAGGACAGCAACACCACCTGGGGGGAGCCAAACAGGTCAGACCAGAGCACCCTGCGGAAACAGAATATGACTCACTTTACCCTGAGGATGATTTGTAG